TTAATGATGCCTTCAGACAAGGATTAATACATCTACCCTTCCCAAGACAAAATCAAACTGACTACCCAGTCATTCAATACGCTGACGACACTATAATCATTATGCCTGCATGTCCCATTCAAGCACAAACAGTGAAGGATATTCTCACTGATTACGCTACCTCAATCGACCTCAAGATCAATTTCCACAAATCAACCTTGATGCCTATGAATTGTGATGACAACCTAAGTAAAGATATTGCACAAAATTTTGGCTGCACTATTAGAAAAATGCCCTTCACGTACCTTGGAGTACCCCTTGGAACCTCCAAACCTTTTGTCCAGGACCTAATACCTATTGTATGTAACATGGAAAGAAGGCTCACATCCACACTGTCAATGATGTCATACGGCTCCAAGCTTTCTCTGCTGAACACAGTTATTACCTCGCTAACAATTTTTGCACTCTGCACCCTAAGATTTCCACCAAAAATAATTGAGTTACTGGACAAACTGCGTAGAAAATACCTCTGGACAAACAAGACGGACCAAGGAGAAAAATGTAACTCGTTAGCTGCATGGGATAGAGTTTGCAGACCGAAAAAAGTGGAGGCCTTGGGATCATCAACATTAAGATACAAAGTGATGCACTCTTGCTAAAATACCTACACAAATTTTACAATCGTCATGATCTCCCTTGGGTGGAGTTATTATGGTCCACCTACTACACCAACAAAATACCACATGCCTCCGACCCATGTGGATACTTCTGGTGGCAAGATATCCTAAAGTTAACTCCTATATTTCGAGGAATCTCAAAAGTTGAAATGCACTATGGAGATAATGTACTAATGTGGAAAGATATGTGGCTTGATGAAATCCTAACAGACACACATCCTAGGGCCTTTTCCTATGTGAAGAATGAAGATTGCTCGGTCAGGGACTTCTTGGGTATCACTTCCCTTGATGAAGCATTCATGCTACCACTGTCAAGACAAGCACGTGAGAGAGTACAAGATATGCAAAGACTGATGGCTCACATTACCATGGACAGCAATCAAAACACAAAGGATGTCTGGTCGTACACTTGGGGGGCAAGAGATTTTTCAGCGAGCAAATACTACAAATTCTACTTCCGAGATATGAAGGCCCATAAAACATACCACTGGTTATGGAAATCAAAGGTCACTGCCAAAATCAAGGTTTTTGGTTGGCTCATGCTCTCAGATAGACTAAACACAAGAAACATGTTGAAAAGAAGGCACTATAATGTTGGCAATGACCTCAACTGTCTGTTATGTGGCCAAAAAGAAGAAGACATAGACCACATGATCCTCACATGTCCATTCAGCAGGAACTGTTGGTCCACCTTTGGGCTGGACCCTGGTAGTCAAGCCACTCGACTGTCCTGGCTAGAACAAGCTAAAAGCACTTGGGGCCGACCACTCTTCATGGAAATTATcttgcaagcatcttggagtatATGTAAAGAGAGAAATAACAAACTATTCAGAGATATAAACCCTTCATACCAATCTTGGCTGGCCGGATTCAAAGAAGACTTTAGTCTATTATACAATATATGGTTAAAGATAATAAGAAAGGGTTTATCTTCTTACTTTTAGACTCCCTGCCCTCTGATTAAGTAATCCTCTAGATCATTACCATCCCCACCACAAAGTGGTATGGGGAGAGACATGTACATGATATGTAACTATACTCTGTAAAGTGTTTTGATGGTTAATATATAacagtgggagcctctcccactgtctCAGTTCCTCAAAaaaatcatagaagactatatgatggttgagtatgtggagctcttacttagactatgttgaataagttgaattgaaATTGTTTGGTGACCAAGAATacaggttgttgagtttcaagagaattcattgtttgaaccttaacatgtgaattggttgctactttgtcatgatgagttttatgagaaagaattgttgttatgatgctagtaaAAGTGATttaaattatcattgatcaaacttatgcactttgctagcattcacacttcataaattatttcttttatcatttacctactcgaggacgagtaggaattaagcttggggatgctgatacgtctccaacgtatctataatttatgaagtattcatgttgttattttatcatgcttggatgttttacaatcattttatagcaactttatatcattttttgggactaacttattgacatagtgcccagtgccagttgctgcttTTTCCTTGTTTccacatcgcagaaaatcaataccaaacggagtccaaacgcagcgaaactttttgtggattttttatggaccagaagacatccaatgagccagagcagcacctgggggatgccccgatgggttgtgcccacctcggtggcctcccgcaccccctcttcgtcctataaattcccaaatattccaaaaaacctcggggtaaccctagatcagaagttccgcgccgcaagcctttgtagccatgagaaaccatagaccccgttctggcaccctgtcggagggggaaatcatcaccggtggccctCTTCATCATCGcggtggccaccatgatgaggagggagtagtccaccctcggggctgagggtttgtaccagtagctatgtgtttactctctctctctctctctctctcgtgttcttgatggcacgatcttgatgtatcgggggctttgttaatatagttggatcatatggtgttttcccctatctatcttgttgtgatgaattgagttttcccttttagATTTCGTTTTATccgattgaatacttttatggatttgagagcacttgatgtatgtcttgctatgaatacccatggtgacaatggggtatcatattgattcacttgatatgtgttttggcactcaactcgcggattcctgaggtgacattggggtaatctatgcataagggttgatgcacgttctcgtccttgtttctccggtagaaatcttggggcactctctgaagttctttgtgttggattgagtattatgaatctgaaattgtttgatgcatatcgtataatcaactcacggatactcgcgatgacattggagtatctaagtgacattagagttggttgatgtgtatcatatggtgttattttagtacgaactcttggttagatcgatcggaaagaatagcttggtgtcattttagtacgaactctaggatagattgatcggaaagaatagctttgaggtggtttcgtaccctacaaaaaaattcttcttatgttctccgctagataagaactttggagtgattcttcatcacacgttgagggatggttatatgatccaattatattagcattgttgagagattgcactagcgaaagtacggaccctaggcctcattttcaagcattgcaatatcatttgtgctctgttttatcaattgctacattgctgttttttagtgttcttattacaaaaatcaatatctactatccatattacacttgtatcaccatctcttcgccgaactagtgcacctatacaaattactaTTGTAtctggtgtgttggggacacaagagactttttattatttggttgcagggttgttttagagagaccatcttcatcctacggctcccacggattgatacaccttaggtcatccacttgagggaaaattgttactgtcctacaaaactctgcgcttggaggcccaacacgtgtctacaaggagaaagttgtgtagtagacatcagtcttCAATTGTGTGACATCCCGTGTTACGCATGTAGCTGCTGGGTTCATGAAAAATGATGGCGGAAACACAAGATGGTGGTGTTTATTGAGTACCCAGTCTCAATCTTTGGGATGAAAACCTTCTGTTTGACCCTAGTTGGTTATACCTGGCAATGGTGGTGTTTTTGTGTCGTTATCTTGTTGAAGGCAATCCTCGGATTTGTTTGAACTTGATCTTCAGGATGAAAACTTAGGATCTAACCTTCGGTGTTGGATTCGACTACTGTGGCGCTTGAGCATCgtttccttcttggaggcgtCGCTATTGTAGAACCATTCTTGTTGTTTTTGTCATTTCACGATATAGTTGGTGCAAATGGTCGTTGTTGTAGTCCATCGATTGTTGTTATGATCACTTCAGAGTGCTTTCTTTTTCATCTGTCTAGGCATGGCGCTCGTCTTGTATGACTTTGCTCTTTGCTGGTGTgactctttgtgtgtgtgtgttagttGTGTGCATTCTAATCATAAAGAGGTCAGGTGTGTGCTTATTGTGTTTGTGTCCTTTTGATGCTTCATTCCGAGTCAATAAAATCTACCCTTTATCAGGAAAAAATGATTTTATTCGGGTCAGTTGAATTTTCTTACACGGAAAGTACATACTTCGCTACCTATTTTTAAAGGTAAGAACGTATTAAAGAGAGCATACAATTATTTACATAGTGGCAAGTAAAATAAAGAAGAAAACGAAGATAGAGAACGAATACATCTCCACATGAGAAGCAACCACTTCTGGTTAATGTCTTCGATAAGCCATGTTGAACACAGTGATAGAAGTCGCGTTAAAAGTATCTTCTCTCTCCTTTGCTCTTTAAATTTTGTGGTAGATGTGTTGACTAGAATGCTTCCTAAAGCAGCTAGTTTTGGTTTGATTAAGGGATTGTGTCATAATGTCTAGAATAGTTGTGTGATTAGTCTGCACTATGTAGATGACGTAGCCTGACACCACTTTAGTAGTTAATATGAGATAGTTTCTTATCTGCTTGAAGCAAGTATCTGGGATGAAGATCAACTATGATAAGAGTGAGCGCATCCCTTTCAACTTGACCCCAAGGGAAGCTGAAGAGCTAACTTTTTGGGTGTCATGTTGGTACTTTCCCTATTAAACATTTAGAAGTTCCACTGGATTTTGATACACTGTCCAAAGAGGACTTGTAGTTCTTGTTGGATAAAATAATGAAGAGAATTCCTGGGCGCCGCCCCGTTTGTGATCGTGCACTAACATGCATGCATCATGCATGATCATGAACGATGACTTACGTcaatatcacaacacaactctacgaCAAAATTTAAACATAAAACTTTATATTTCAAGCTAGGGCCACAAGGACCCATAATACATTAGTCATGAAAGCAAATATTATCTAATTACAGATATAGTTAGACAAGTTTTTCCTTAAGAAGGTTGAGCAAAACAATGACACTAGATCGAAACGcgaggcctcctgcctgggaccttcggactactcctggtcgtcggtcTCCACGTACTAAGCACTATCGGGGTAACCTGCATCCGTGGTGCTACCAGCTGTTGCAGCACTAGGTCGAATGAAAAGAGTAGCAAAGCAACAGTGAGTACTCATACAAAGTACTCATAAGACTTACATCAGCTCTATACTagatatgcatcggtatcaaagGGATGGGTAATATCGGTGGACTAAattgcagaaatgccagaataagggaGAGAAGCttatcctatcgaagactacatCTTTCAGCAGTAGAAGAGAGCAACATATATggtatctgttggggaacgtagtaatttcaaaaaaaatcctacgcacacgcaagatcatggtgatgcatagcaacgagaggggagagtgttgtctacgtaccctcgtagaccgtaagcggaagtgttacgacaacgcggttgatgtagtcgtacgtcttcacgatcgaccgatccttagtaccgaaagtacggcacctccgcgatctgcacacgttcggctcggtgacgtcccacgaactcatgatccagcagagtgtcgagggagagcttcgtcagcacaacggcatgatgacggtgatgatgaagctaccggcgcagggcttcgcctaagcactgcaacgatatgaccggggtggattatggtggaggggggcaccgcacacgtctaagagatcaatgatcaacttgtgtgtctatggggtgcctcctggccacgtatataaaggatggagggaggaggaggccggccctcatagggcgcgcccaaagtgtggagtcctagtaggattccacctcccacatggaatggaaaaagggaagggagaaggagaaggaaggaagggggcgccccctttacctagtccaattcggaccagttcatggggaaggggcgcggccacccttgaggcctttctctcctttcctgtatggcccattaaggcccaatacgaattcccgtaactctccggtattccgaaaaatacccgaatcactcggaacatttctgatgtccgaatatagccttccaatatatcgatctttacatctcgaccatttcgagactcctcgtcatgtccctgatctcatccgggactccgaacaaacttcggtcatcaaatcacataactcataatacaaatcgtcatagaacgttaagtgtgcggaccctacgggttcgagaactatgtagacatgaccgagactcatctccagtcaataaccaatagcggaacctggatgctcatattggctcctacatattctacgaagatctttatcggtcaaaccgcataacaacatacgttgttccctttgtcatcggtatgttacttgctcgagattcgatcgtcgttaccagcaagtctctttactcgttccgtaatgcatcatcccgtagctaactcattagtcacaatgcttgcaaggcttatagtgatgtgcattaccgagagggcccagagatacctctccgatacacagagtgacaaatcctaatctcgatctatgccaacccaacaaacaccttcggagacacctgtagagcatctttataatcacccagttacgttgtgacgtttgatagcacacaaggtgttcctctggtattcgggagttgcataatctcatagtcagaggaacatgtataagtcatgaagaaagcaatagcaataaaactcaatgaTCATAAtgataagctaacggatgggtctagcccatcacatcattctctaatgatgtgatcccgttcatcaaatgacaacacatgtctatggctaggaaacttaaccatctttgattaacgagctagtcaagtagaggcatactagggacactttgctttgtctatgtattcacacatgtactaagtttccggttaatacaaatctagcatgaataatagacatttatcatgaaataaggaaataaataataactttattattgcctctagagcatatttccttcagtatcaaCTTGTACATACATATAGCAATATCCTGCCCGGAGATCCTCTCCTCATCTCCCTGAGAGAAAGCGATCATCGGGTATCTTTGTCTGTTGTCTGGGTGTGTTTTATCAAGTATCCGATTTTAGTTGTAAGAGGTCGGGATACAACTCCAGGTCGTCCTGTTACcatggacacgactattcgaatagtttAACTTCCCTGCAGGGTTGCACCACATTTCCCGATATGCTCGATTACCTCTGGcaagacacacttttctgggtaaTGCTCGGCCTCGGATAATCGACACACCGAAGTCCTACCTAGGCTCTCTAGAGAGGTCAACACACTGGTCCACAACTTAAGCACGAAGGGGTCATGGGCCAATCACCCTAAGTACTCCTGCACATTGCGAGGACGGCCGGGACCAAGCCCACCTTTGTATACACAGTAGGCATGTCGCTCACCCGGGCGTGTGCTGCTCAACTATGACATCTGACAGAGCTTTCGAGAGGAACTAACGACGTCGAGGGCCCCATAAACCGTTATCCCGTGCAATGGTTAGTATGTATATGTTAGTGGCAGTCTCTGATCAAATACCCAAATCTCATCAAGCGTGTTATTATTAAATAACAGCGGACACCGACCAGGGTCccggcccacctctctcctaggtggtcccTACCTGCCCTGTCATTCTGCCACAAAGAATCACTCGGGGGAACGTCAGGAACCTAGGCCCAACACTACCTGGATGGAACCACCTGTCCCTTCAGCCTCCAGTCCGAATAATATCATAAGAATTGTAGTATTATATAGCATATCCGCGATCATCGCCCAAAGGGATCACGGCCCAATAATATAGCATGGCAAACGGACAAGGTGTAGGGTCACTGATGAGACCCTAGCATATCTATACTAAGCATAATAGGATTGCACGTAAAGTATCAACAACAGTTtaacaaaagcaggctatgcaacagaataggatcaGCATGAACTGAATCGACTCTCTAATGCAAGAAGTAGAGGGAAAATAATATGTGATATCGGTATGatcaagggggtttgcttgcatGGAAGCTCTGCTGAGAAGGACGGGTCGTCGGCGACGTAGTCGTACTCATTCGTACAAGTGAAGGAACCTGGCCACTTATTCTTTTCCCTCTACGGGATGGCCTAGGTGGGCTTGGTTGCACTATGGCCACTAGGCCCTGTGTAGCAGTAGGCTTTagtcctttttcttcttctttttgtgtTTCATTTATTTCTCTCTGTTTTGCATTTAATTTTTATATCAAATGAATTTTTCTGAAATTGAAATTTATCACATAAATACTTGGTGATATTTTGCAATAGCCCATGAAGTTTTAATTTACTCTGAAATGTTAAAATATTTGTTTATTTTGAAATGGCCCATGAAGTTGATGCTGATCCACTTAAATAATTCCAGGGGCATTTTGGGAATCCAAATGATGTTGGTTTCATCATGAAATTTACTTAGGGAATATTTGCAACACCACCAACATTTTTACTATTTTAAGAAATATTATCTTGACTTGCAATTTGAATTTGACTTTGAGTTTTGATCAAGTGGCAATTAAGCTTAGCAaaagagatgacatggcatcattatcATGAGATCACTGTAGCTTAACAATAGGGGTGTTACATGGAGGGGGgagctattgtcctacaaacccaAGGTAGTCCTAATTAAGTCATGTTTAGCCGGCATCCCTTTATACTTGTTATATTTCTTTAAATTCCCTAAGTAGGCTTTAGATATCATCCCTTTATACTTGTTATATGTCTTATAGGCCGGGAGGGCACGTGGTGACCATCCATGGCCATGGCGCCTTGGATCCACGCCACACCCTCCTCTGTCTCCTGTAGCGTGAGGTAGGGGATGGCTCTGCCTCCTGTAGCGTGAGGTAGGGGATGTCTTAGGTGGGATGGGCTGCACTATGGCCACTAGGCCCTGTGTAGTAGTAGGCTTTagtcctttttctttttctttttgtgtttCATGTATTTCTCTCTATTTTGCATTTAATTTTATATCAAATGAATTTTTTGAACTTGAAATTTATCACATAAATACTTGGTGATATTTTGCAATAACCCATGAAGTTTTAATTTATTTGAAATGTTAAAATATTTGTTTATTTTGAAATGGCCCATTTAGTTGATGCTGACACACTTAAATAATTTCAGGGGCATTTTGGGAATCCAAATGATGTTGGTTTCATCATGACAATTACTTAGGAATATTTGCAACACCACCAACATTTTTTTAATGTTTTAAGAAATATTATTTTGACTTGCAATTTGAATTTGACTTTGAGTTTTGATCAAGTGGTAATTAAGCTAAGCgaaagagatgacatggcatcattatcATGAAATCATTGTAGCTTAACGATAGGGGTGTTACATGGAGGGGGaagctattgtcctacaaacccaGGGTAGTCCTAAGTAAGTCATGTTTAGCCGGCATCCCTTTATACTTGTTATATTTCTTTAATTCCCTAAGCGGGCTTTAGATATCATCAACTACCAAATGGCTAACTATCTATGGAATGATTTTGAGGGACATAGAAAGATTCATTTGGGCAACTAGCGGCTAGTATGTACTCCCTATGTCCCAAATTACTTGTCTTAGATTTTTCTTGGTACGAATGTATCTAGACACGTTTTAGTGTTAGGTACATCTGTATCTACACAAATCTAGGACAAGTCATTTTGGACGAAGGTAATATGAAACATGAGTTTGAAGGGCTTGGGATTCCTAACCTGCATGACCTCAATATTTGCCTCTTAGGTTCCTAAGTTAAGATGTGCATGGTAGGAGAGGGGGTCTGGAGGAAATTTGTAGATGACAAGTACCTTGCAACCTCCCCCATAGTGATGCTCTTGGGTCCTCTAACTTCTGGAAAGGAGTAACGTGGGcaacaaaagcaataaaatttAGATCCATGTGGATGTTAAGAGCATTAGATTTTTGGAGGATCTCTAGTTTGGATCAACTCCATTAGATATGCAGTTCTGAGATCTTTATTGTGATTGCAGGGAGCAATGCCAAAACCACCCAGAAAGTCTGGGATGGTCACACTCTTAAGTTCACCTTTAGGAGAAACTTTGACGAGAGCATGATGAACCTCTGGCTTGAGCTTGCTAAGATTTCCAAGAGCATTTCTTTCATGGATTCTAGTGATTCATTGGTTTGGCAGTATGAAAGCTCACAACAATATTCATGTAGCTCTATGCATGCAATAATTAATTTTAGATGGGTGGTGGCTCCTGTTTTCATACCTTCCGTTTGGAAATTAGTGACCCTCACCCCTAGGATTCATGTCTTCTTGTGGCTCTTGGAAAGTTAGTGATATATTTGGCAGACCACCTATAAGTAACATAGAATCTATGGCTTCTCTTTGGGTTGCTGGAAAGATATTTGATGATTTTAAATACTATATGTGCTACTATTCTTTAGGCACGGTGGAAATACATGAATAACATTGTGTTTAATGGTGTTTCATGGAGCTCTCTCAATCAAACATAGTGACTGGTCTTAAGGTTGGTCAAAGAATGGGGACAGATCTTCAAGGATAATATGTTAGACCAGGTGGAACAATTATTCCTACATGTGCAACATTTGATTCATACTCCATTCCAGATAGAGTGGGGTGACCCTGGACTTAGGTGCAGCTATGTTTGATGACCTCCCTAATGCCAGCTCTGGAGCATGCATAGATGGCTACACAGCAAGCATGACCCAGTCCTTTGGCGTTGTCACGGAGAGCCCTTTCTCCAGCCTGGAGGCAGCATGCCTAGCCTCCCAGCTTCTGGTCTGATATTATTGTGTTTTGGCTGCAAAACTGTGAATGCTCCTTGAGAATGTTCCCGCTAGTCCTTTTATGTTGTAGTTGTTTTAGTTTGATGTCGGAACTATTAGTTTTTACTCTATTTTACATAAAACCTTATGCCGGACCTATTTCATTCAGGCTTCTTTCTGTGAATGGAGCCGGAGAGCTCTCCATGTTATTCTAAAAAAAGACTTCTCGCAAAAAAATACATTGTGCGGTCAATTTTTGCCAACAAAACACCTATCAAGTTAAGAACTCGCCTTTGTATCATTTTCCAATTGTGATTTTGATGGAAGTCCTAAAGAGGTACATATCCTTTGCATAGCGTAGACCCTACACACGACCTATAGGGGCGGTCTAATGGATCCACAACCATCGAATGTAGAGCGCCCTCCCAAACCACTCAAAATAAAGAATTATGTGGCCGCCAATCCCCGTGGAACGACAAACTACGTCCGGGCTGATGAGTGAGTGGCCACCACGAGTGCTCACCATCATCGCATTTTCAGATGGATGCCCGACGAATCTTATAAATCCTTTTGCGACCCTTTTGACACGATGGAGGATCAACATGTGGAAGATCCCGGTTTCTATGAGAACTAACTTAGCAAGAGTAACTCTCCTAGCACCAGTAATGTTTCTTCCCTTCTAAACTATGAGCTTTTAAGATCTCAATTTTACCACAAAATAAGGGAGGCACTCTTGCAAGTCGGCCGCCTAGCATCTAATCGGGAGAATTTTCGATCTTTCTTTTTCAGGTTTGTAAGCGGTCCACTAGCATCACCAAAAGCATTTGAAAGTTATAACAATGGTACGCATCTCATCAATGCCCAAGTTGGCAAAAATTATAGCATCATATGCGTAAAACAAGGGCCTAAAGAATCTGCTTGAGAAGCCCCGATAAACCGTTTTTACAGAGGTTGTACAAAAAATCATATGTCAACTGATTATAAGTGGCCACACCGTGTTGGTACcaataataaaaaaattatttGTATCGGTTCAGTACGATGTATGAACTCTCTTCAAACGAAAGAACTAGCATTTTAAAAAACTTTATATCCGCAGTTCGTCTAAAATCCACTCGCACAAGAAACCGTTCATATATAATCAACACTTTAGTAAAATTCGTCGCGTATTCACCACATGCTTTATTCGACATCTTTAATCATTTAGAAAATAACTAATATCACGTCAATATTTTCAAATTCACAGTGAAGATATTCATATTTGTGAAATATACGCAAAGTTATGAAATGAAACTAAGAAAGTAGTGTACCTGTAAAAAAAAATGATCGCGGGTATAAATAAAGTTACATGTGTTTCTAAGAAATAAGAACAAAAAAGTACGGCTCAAACTCTTAAGCGTGCCAGCTAGGTGGAGGCAAAAATAATATTTGAGCCAGCCCTGCAGTGAGCGGCCACGGCCTCTCCCCCGCTTCCCACCATCGCGTCCCAATTCTCCTCCctgccctgccgccgccgcctgctcCTTCCACGCCGCCGCCCTCACGCTCTCCCGACGCGCCGCCTCCCCGCCCAGCCATCCACCCAAGCATATCCCCTGCGGCGCGCTCCCTTGGACTCCGGCGACAGCATGGCCGAGTGACCACGGCGAATCAAGGGTGCGAATCCGGACCCCGATCTGGATCGATAGATCGATCAAATCCGGTGGCAATGGGTAAGGCATGGTAGCGAGGAGGCATGAAGAGCGCTGGAAATCCGACCCTTTGTCGAACAAAGTGGAGAAAAGTAGCCTATGGGGGCATGCAGCCTGGCTACGATGATAACTACACCGACGACTCCTTCCTGGAGGAGATGGTCATGAACGCCAATGTCGTCAAGAGGGACTTCCTGAGGGTGATGGTCGACTCTGTCTCCATCTCCCAGTATCTCTGCATCGTCGCCCTTGTGGTTTCGACATGGACACATACACTGAATTTGGCCATCGACGAGATCACTCTCCTGAAATTCGACATTGGTCTGCTGCTTGTTGGGTTCTTGGTCCTCCTGCTCACCACCAGCCCATTCTCGCTGAATCTACTCTTGAAGTATGTCCTCAACATATCATTCTTCACCAGTGGCCTTTATGTTCTAGCGCCAATTTGCCATACCCTCACTAGGTCCATCAGTTCAGATTCGATCTGGGCACTTGCTGTGTTCCTTCTGCTGGTTCATCTCTTCTTGCATGACTACTCTGGCTCCACTATAAGGCCTCCAGGTGCACTCAACAACCCAAAGCTGACCAGCAACATCTCCTTGAACGCGTCGATAGTGGCGTCTGTGCTTGTGGCGTCGCGCCTGCCGTCTTGGCTGCACGTCTTTG
The sequence above is a segment of the Aegilops tauschii subsp. strangulata cultivar AL8/78 chromosome 6, Aet v6.0, whole genome shotgun sequence genome. Coding sequences within it:
- the LOC109784005 gene encoding phosphatidylinositol N-acetylglucosaminyltransferase subunit C → MKSAGNPTLCRTKWRKVAYGGMQPGYDDNYTDDSFLEEMVMNANVVKRDFLRVMVDSVSISQYLCIVALVVSTWTHTLNLAIDEITLLKFDIGLLLVGFLVLLLTTSPFSLNLLLKYVLNISFFTSGLYVLAPICHTLTRSISSDSIWALAVFLLLVHLFLHDYSGSTIRPPGALNNPKLTSNISLNASIVASVLVASRLPSWLHVFAIMLFSLQVFLFAPLVTFCIKKYSCRLHLIFSFALMVMTLGVTYQLHRMLFILLLALVVFISLVCPYWLIRIQEYKFEINGPWDEAKLCFDITE